One window of Tepidanaerobacter acetatoxydans Re1 genomic DNA carries:
- a CDS encoding NTP transferase domain-containing protein, which yields MKALILAGSQEDCYLSKSCCNKALIKICGKEMIKYIIDAMKALEFIDTVAVVGPKEELLPIENHVDIIVDGGPSMIDNILKGVEIFPDEDLILISTSDIPMITPEAIRDFVEKSLESDAEFYYPIVRKEANEKKYPKVKRTYVKIKDGTFTGGNLVLVKVSTVKKCIKQAENFMIYRKKPWKLAQILGIGTVFRFLMGTLTIEQLEKRVSDLFGIKAQAVISDYPEIGTDVDKESDLELAERVLS from the coding sequence ATGAAGGCCCTTATTTTGGCCGGTTCACAAGAAGATTGCTATTTAAGCAAATCCTGTTGCAATAAAGCACTTATCAAGATTTGCGGCAAAGAAATGATAAAGTACATAATCGATGCCATGAAAGCGTTGGAGTTTATTGATACTGTTGCAGTTGTGGGACCTAAGGAAGAGCTTTTGCCCATTGAGAATCATGTGGATATAATTGTTGACGGCGGGCCTTCAATGATTGACAATATCTTAAAGGGTGTCGAGATTTTTCCCGACGAGGACTTGATTTTAATCTCAACCTCAGATATTCCCATGATAACTCCTGAGGCTATCAGAGATTTTGTAGAAAAATCGCTAGAATCAGATGCGGAATTTTATTATCCGATAGTTCGAAAAGAGGCAAACGAAAAAAAATACCCGAAAGTTAAGCGTACATATGTGAAGATAAAAGACGGCACATTTACCGGTGGCAACTTGGTGCTGGTAAAAGTAAGTACAGTAAAAAAATGTATAAAACAAGCCGAAAACTTTATGATCTATAGAAAAAAGCCGTGGAAGCTTGCACAGATACTGGGAATAGGTACTGTATTCAGGTTTTTAATGGGTACACTTACCATCGAACAGTTGGAAAAGCGTGTTTCAGATTTGTTTGGCATAAAGGCACAAGCAGTGATTAGTGATTATCCCGAGATTGGAACTGATGTAGATAAGGAAAGTGATCTTGAACTTGCCGAAAGAGTACTAAGCTAG
- the ispE gene encoding 4-(cytidine 5'-diphospho)-2-C-methyl-D-erythritol kinase — MKKLDIDARGKINLTLDVLFKRLDGYHEVEMIMQTIALKDIISIELLSRRDIVLNTNCKKLPQDESNLAYQAAELMMKEYELDAGVSIDIHKNIPLAAGLAGGSSDAAAVIIGINELFELKIPKDELMTLGERIGADVPFCILGKTAFARGIGEQLTPLKSLSGLSILLVKPPYCISTKEVYNRLDVKNIKIRPDTKAMIDYIEHQDIDKIASGLCNVLEEVTIRLYPELGDIKKRMLEKGALGSVMSGSGPSVFGIFENIRDAKRAADDFAGTDNWIFVTKTE; from the coding sequence TTGAAGAAATTGGATATAGATGCAAGGGGCAAGATAAACTTGACCCTTGATGTGCTTTTTAAAAGACTTGACGGCTACCATGAAGTTGAAATGATTATGCAGACAATTGCATTAAAGGATATAATCTCGATAGAATTACTTTCACGTCGTGATATAGTTTTAAACACAAATTGCAAAAAACTGCCTCAAGATGAAAGCAATCTGGCTTACCAAGCTGCCGAGCTCATGATGAAAGAATATGAGCTTGATGCTGGGGTGTCAATCGATATACACAAAAACATCCCATTGGCGGCAGGACTGGCAGGAGGCAGTTCAGATGCGGCAGCGGTTATTATAGGTATAAATGAGCTTTTTGAGTTAAAAATACCTAAGGACGAGTTAATGACTTTGGGAGAAAGAATCGGTGCAGATGTACCTTTTTGTATTTTGGGCAAAACCGCTTTTGCACGCGGCATAGGTGAACAACTGACTCCTTTAAAATCCCTATCGGGCCTTAGCATACTTCTTGTAAAACCACCATATTGCATTTCTACAAAAGAGGTATACAATAGACTGGATGTAAAAAACATAAAAATCCGACCAGATACAAAAGCTATGATAGATTATATAGAGCATCAGGATATCGATAAAATAGCTTCAGGCCTTTGCAATGTCTTGGAAGAAGTTACGATAAGACTTTATCCTGAGCTTGGCGATATAAAAAAACGCATGTTAGAAAAAGGAGCATTGGGCAGTGTTATGTCGGGCAGCGGACCCAGTGTTTTCGGCATTTTTGAAAATATTCGGGATGCCAAAAGAGCGGCTGATGATTTTGCAGGTACAGATAACTGGATTTTTGTGACCAAAACGGAATGA
- the purR gene encoding pur operon repressor translates to MRRSDRIALISKTLSENPNKVISLNYFAKRLGAAKSSISEDLDIIKNAFINAGEGEIVTIPGASGGVRYRTQRSKQDIQKFLQDFCKILQEEKRIIPGGYLYMTDAVFSPVYSRIIGEIFAQLFIDCNPTHVLTVETKGIPIALMTARALNVPMVSARRDSRVTEGPSVSISYVSGSGQKIHNMSLAKRALPENAKVLIVDDFMKGGGTARGMMELAAEFKAEVIGTAMVVTTAVPKEKLVRDFTSLLILERIDTNEGKIYININDKLL, encoded by the coding sequence ATGAGGCGCAGTGATAGGATTGCTCTGATTTCAAAAACGCTGTCTGAAAACCCAAACAAGGTTATTTCTCTCAACTACTTTGCAAAAAGGCTTGGAGCAGCTAAGTCCTCTATAAGTGAGGACTTGGATATTATTAAAAACGCTTTTATAAATGCGGGGGAAGGAGAAATTGTTACTATTCCCGGAGCATCAGGAGGGGTCCGCTATCGCACTCAAAGGTCCAAGCAGGACATACAGAAATTTTTACAAGATTTTTGTAAAATCTTGCAGGAAGAAAAGCGAATAATTCCCGGGGGTTATCTTTATATGACCGATGCCGTATTTTCGCCGGTATATTCGCGCATCATTGGAGAAATTTTTGCTCAACTGTTTATTGACTGCAATCCAACCCATGTCCTGACGGTAGAAACCAAGGGCATACCAATAGCCCTTATGACGGCAAGAGCTTTAAATGTCCCGATGGTATCAGCTCGAAGAGACAGTCGCGTAACAGAAGGGCCATCGGTCAGTATCAGTTATGTATCCGGATCCGGTCAAAAAATTCATAATATGTCCCTTGCTAAACGAGCACTGCCGGAAAATGCAAAGGTTTTAATTGTCGATGATTTTATGAAAGGCGGCGGTACAGCTCGCGGGATGATGGAGCTTGCGGCGGAATTCAAAGCTGAAGTAATAGGTACCGCAATGGTAGTTACTACAGCCGTGCCGAAAGAGAAGCTTGTAAGGGATTTTACATCACTTTTGATTCTAGAAAGAATAGATACAAACGAGGGAAAGATTTATATTAATATAAATGATAAATTATTATAA
- a CDS encoding ribose-phosphate diphosphokinase encodes MESRLEVFTGNANPNLAREIAKHLGISLGDSWVGTFSDGEIQVRIKETVRGADVFVVQPFSYPVNDSIMEMLIMIDALMRASAGRITAVIPYYGYARQDRKARSRDPITAKMLADILTAAGANRVLTMDLHAGQIQGFFNFPVDHLKAMPILADYFKSKGLTDIVVVSPDVGGVTRARELADRLVTPLAIIDKRRPEPNVAEVMNIIGKVSGKTVIIVDDMIDTAGTLTLGAQALIERGAKAVYACCTHPVLSGPAIERLKAAPIEEVVVTNTIPLRESQKLDKIKVLSVAPLFAEAILRIHENKSLSTLFDD; translated from the coding sequence ATGGAAAGTAGGCTAGAGGTTTTTACGGGCAATGCCAACCCAAACCTTGCCAGAGAAATCGCAAAACACTTAGGCATATCTTTGGGTGACTCTTGGGTCGGTACCTTTAGTGATGGGGAAATACAAGTAAGAATAAAAGAAACGGTAAGAGGGGCAGATGTGTTTGTGGTACAGCCCTTTTCTTACCCGGTGAATGACAGTATCATGGAAATGCTTATAATGATTGATGCACTGATGAGGGCATCCGCAGGCCGTATAACTGCCGTTATACCATACTATGGCTATGCCAGACAAGATCGCAAAGCCCGTTCACGTGATCCCATTACGGCTAAGATGCTTGCAGATATACTTACTGCTGCCGGAGCAAACCGTGTGCTCACGATGGATTTACATGCCGGACAAATCCAAGGATTTTTCAATTTCCCCGTAGACCACCTAAAAGCTATGCCTATTTTGGCGGATTATTTCAAAAGTAAAGGCCTAACAGATATAGTAGTTGTATCCCCTGATGTTGGTGGTGTAACTCGGGCCAGAGAGTTGGCAGACCGTTTGGTTACTCCCCTTGCAATCATCGATAAGCGCCGCCCTGAGCCGAATGTAGCCGAAGTTATGAACATAATAGGAAAAGTTTCCGGTAAAACTGTAATTATAGTGGATGATATGATAGATACGGCGGGCACCCTTACTTTGGGGGCTCAAGCTCTTATTGAACGGGGAGCCAAAGCCGTCTATGCCTGCTGCACACATCCGGTACTGTCAGGCCCTGCTATAGAAAGATTGAAAGCAGCTCCTATAGAGGAAGTGGTTGTGACGAATACAATACCACTGCGTGAGAGTCAAAAATTAGACAAAATAAAAGTGCTTTCGGTAGCACCTCTTTTCGCCGAAGCAATATTGAGAATTCACGAAAATAAGTCGCTCAGCACCTTATTTGACGACTGA
- the glmU gene encoding bifunctional UDP-N-acetylglucosamine diphosphorylase/glucosamine-1-phosphate N-acetyltransferase GlmU — protein MEDFTAVILAAGEGTRMKSDLPKVLHKVCGLPILTHVINAARHAGANKIIVVVGKDAEKIKETYANKDVEFIVQKEQKGTGHALMQAQSAVKGSTHFVVLYGDMPMITAENIEKMACFHREQNANATVMTAKVADPTGYGRIIREGGRVLDIREHKDANRQEMAINEINAGFYCFDTSSVFSALSKVGNNNRQGEYYLTDVVKILNQEGKKVVAFELENPEELHGINNRRQLAEVQSIMQKKIIDGWMDEGVTFINPGTCMVDCEVKIGRDTTIYPGVILEGKTRIGEGCTIIGPSRIKDTVVGDCCEISMSQIDECILEEGVKIGPYSNLRPGCKLSSKVKVGDFVELKNSKVGEGTKIPHLSYVGDAVLGKHINIGAGVIFVNYDGYKKHQTVVQDNAFIGCNSNLVAPVTVKAGSYVAAGSTITKEVPEDSLAIARARQENKIGWAATRNNNLKGGVEVDGK, from the coding sequence ATGGAGGATTTTACGGCTGTAATTCTCGCTGCAGGTGAGGGAACCCGCATGAAATCCGATTTGCCTAAAGTGCTGCACAAAGTCTGCGGGCTGCCTATATTGACACATGTGATAAATGCAGCCAGACATGCGGGAGCAAACAAAATAATCGTAGTAGTCGGCAAGGATGCCGAGAAGATAAAGGAAACCTACGCAAATAAGGATGTTGAGTTTATAGTTCAAAAAGAACAAAAAGGCACCGGCCATGCATTAATGCAAGCACAAAGTGCTGTTAAAGGCAGCACACATTTTGTTGTTTTATACGGGGATATGCCGATGATTACAGCAGAAAATATAGAAAAAATGGCATGCTTTCATCGAGAACAAAACGCTAATGCCACGGTGATGACAGCGAAAGTTGCCGATCCCACAGGCTATGGCAGGATAATAAGGGAAGGCGGCAGAGTCCTTGATATTCGAGAGCATAAAGATGCCAATAGACAGGAAATGGCAATCAATGAGATAAATGCTGGTTTTTACTGTTTTGATACATCATCGGTATTTTCCGCTCTTTCAAAGGTGGGAAATAATAATCGCCAAGGTGAATATTACCTTACTGATGTTGTAAAAATTTTAAATCAAGAAGGCAAAAAAGTAGTTGCTTTTGAGCTTGAAAATCCTGAGGAGCTCCATGGAATTAATAACCGCCGCCAATTAGCCGAAGTACAGAGTATCATGCAGAAAAAAATCATTGATGGCTGGATGGATGAAGGCGTAACTTTTATCAACCCAGGTACATGCATGGTGGATTGCGAAGTCAAAATCGGGAGAGACACTACCATTTATCCGGGAGTTATATTAGAAGGCAAAACCAGGATAGGAGAAGGCTGTACTATCATAGGCCCCAGCCGAATAAAAGATACTGTTGTCGGGGATTGCTGCGAGATAAGCATGAGCCAAATCGATGAATGTATTCTAGAAGAAGGTGTCAAGATTGGTCCTTATTCCAATCTTCGTCCGGGATGCAAACTTTCATCGAAGGTAAAAGTGGGGGATTTTGTAGAGCTTAAGAATTCAAAAGTCGGTGAAGGCACTAAAATACCGCATCTTTCCTATGTAGGGGATGCAGTTTTAGGAAAACATATAAATATCGGTGCAGGTGTGATTTTTGTAAATTACGATGGATACAAAAAACATCAGACCGTGGTGCAGGACAATGCCTTTATCGGATGCAATTCAAACCTGGTAGCACCGGTTACCGTAAAAGCCGGTTCTTATGTAGCGGCAGGGTCCACCATTACCAAAGAAGTGCCGGAGGACTCCCTAGCCATAGCTCGTGCAAGACAGGAAAATAAAATAGGATGGGCTGCAACACGAAATAACAATTTAAAAGGAGGAGTAGAAGTCGATGGAAAGTAG
- the spoIID gene encoding stage II sporulation protein D produces MTFDYEELTVKLYDTNKQEARLVDLKEYVIGAVSASMPPEFPKEALKAQAICCRTLAVKRMGIFGGSGCKRQPGFDVCSDPSHCQGFIDIDERQRTWGSRYEEFTKKIELAVEETSEIIMVYNNNPIEAVYHEACGGCTEDSENVWGNKVSYLRRVECIYCKDSPYWNITKNFSIRELKRRLAINFDENLSEKNEIIGLLDNIESTASGRIKKIRIGDMVFNGEDVRNLLGLSSTKFTWKVSGLSFDVMGMGNGLGLCQYGARGMALLGFPVDEILKFYFTGVDLKQVEKPTYLKPLIGKTIVIDPGQGGSSGKSGPMGLSEGYVNLEIAKVAAEGFEQCGAKVILTRNKNEFVSLSERVQIANNSKPDIAISIQQNFFFDDETGGTETFYYPGDAEGKKISEYIHRELTAALMLKDMGTKPADLYVLRETNSPSVMLNIACLSNPKEERLLSEPQFRQKAAKAIIDGIKNYYHD; encoded by the coding sequence ATGACTTTTGACTATGAAGAACTTACCGTAAAACTCTATGATACTAATAAGCAAGAAGCTCGCCTTGTTGATTTAAAGGAATATGTGATTGGAGCCGTATCTGCGAGCATGCCTCCTGAATTTCCAAAAGAAGCCTTGAAGGCCCAAGCCATATGCTGCAGGACACTGGCCGTAAAACGAATGGGAATCTTCGGAGGCAGCGGGTGTAAACGGCAGCCGGGATTTGATGTGTGCAGCGATCCCTCGCACTGCCAGGGCTTTATTGATATAGATGAGCGGCAAAGGACATGGGGCAGCCGCTATGAAGAGTTTACAAAAAAAATTGAGTTGGCAGTAGAAGAAACATCAGAAATCATCATGGTGTACAATAATAATCCTATAGAAGCAGTATACCATGAAGCTTGCGGAGGATGCACCGAGGATTCGGAAAATGTATGGGGAAACAAGGTCAGCTATTTAAGAAGAGTAGAATGTATTTATTGCAAGGATTCACCTTACTGGAATATTACAAAAAACTTTTCAATTCGGGAACTAAAACGCCGATTGGCAATTAATTTTGACGAAAATCTTTCAGAAAAAAATGAAATTATAGGGCTGCTGGATAACATAGAATCCACAGCTTCGGGCCGCATTAAAAAAATCCGAATAGGCGATATGGTTTTCAATGGTGAGGATGTAAGAAATCTGCTTGGCCTTTCTTCAACAAAATTTACATGGAAAGTATCCGGGCTTTCTTTTGACGTGATGGGAATGGGAAATGGTTTGGGGCTTTGCCAGTATGGTGCACGAGGTATGGCCTTATTAGGATTTCCCGTAGATGAGATTTTGAAGTTTTATTTTACAGGTGTTGACCTTAAGCAAGTAGAAAAACCCACATATTTAAAACCTCTCATAGGCAAAACAATAGTAATTGATCCGGGGCAAGGCGGCAGCAGCGGTAAATCAGGGCCCATGGGTTTATCGGAAGGATATGTAAATCTTGAAATAGCAAAAGTTGCTGCAGAGGGTTTTGAGCAGTGCGGGGCAAAAGTAATTTTAACTCGCAATAAAAACGAGTTTGTAAGCCTTTCCGAGAGAGTGCAGATTGCAAATAATAGCAAGCCTGATATTGCTATAAGTATTCAACAGAATTTTTTCTTTGATGATGAGACAGGTGGGACTGAAACCTTTTACTATCCCGGCGATGCAGAAGGGAAAAAGATATCTGAATACATTCATAGGGAGCTTACAGCAGCATTGATGCTCAAAGATATGGGCACTAAACCCGCAGATTTGTACGTACTGAGGGAAACGAACAGCCCGTCGGTAATGCTAAATATAGCTTGCTTAAGTAATCCGAAAGAAGAACGACTGCTTTCCGAACCGCAATTTCGTCAAAAAGCTGCTAAAGCAATAATAGATGGAATTAAAAATTATTACCATGATTAA
- the spoVG gene encoding septation regulator SpoVG, translating to MNITDVRIRKVAEGGKMKAVVSITFNDEFVVHDIRIIEGQNGLFIAMPSRRTPDGKFKDVAHPISAEARAKIQETILNHYHSEIE from the coding sequence ATGAATATTACCGATGTCCGCATACGTAAAGTTGCAGAAGGGGGAAAGATGAAGGCGGTTGTGTCCATTACTTTCAATGACGAGTTCGTGGTGCATGATATTCGTATCATAGAAGGTCAGAACGGTCTGTTTATTGCTATGCCCAGCAGGCGAACTCCAGATGGAAAATTCAAAGATGTTGCACATCCAATTAGTGCCGAAGCAAGGGCAAAGATACAGGAAACTATTTTAAACCATTATCATAGTGAAATAGAATAG
- a CDS encoding 50S ribosomal protein L25/general stress protein Ctc codes for MEHPVLTAAVRQAAKSENKKLKREGKVPAVVYGKGYETTSISVDDKELSRILKSRGESSLINLELNGEAFPVLIKEVQRNVLKNSMEHVDFFKVSMDEEVEYNLPIVLKGDAKGVKEGGVLQHQKREVAVKSLPNDMLDNIEIDISDMDIGDTLTVADLKIGDKNTVLDDPDEVIVSVLAPRLEEEEIETPEEGEEPELVGEDKEEQEEE; via the coding sequence ATGGAACATCCGGTTTTAACTGCGGCAGTTCGCCAAGCTGCAAAGAGTGAAAATAAAAAACTCAAGAGAGAAGGCAAAGTTCCCGCCGTAGTATATGGTAAAGGATACGAAACCACGAGTATTAGCGTTGACGACAAGGAACTGTCCAGAATTTTGAAAAGCAGGGGTGAAAGCTCCCTTATAAATCTTGAACTTAACGGTGAAGCATTTCCGGTGCTGATAAAGGAAGTTCAGAGGAATGTTTTAAAAAATTCTATGGAACATGTAGACTTTTTTAAAGTATCAATGGATGAGGAAGTTGAATACAATCTACCTATCGTCCTTAAAGGTGATGCAAAGGGTGTCAAAGAAGGCGGTGTACTGCAGCATCAGAAACGAGAAGTCGCCGTAAAGTCGCTGCCTAATGATATGTTGGACAACATAGAAATCGACATTTCCGATATGGATATCGGTGATACGCTGACAGTGGCAGATTTAAAAATCGGAGACAAGAATACTGTTCTTGACGACCCGGACGAAGTTATTGTTTCAGTGCTTGCACCAAGACTTGAAGAAGAAGAAATTGAAACTCCGGAAGAAGGCGAGGAACCGGAGCTTGTTGGAGAAGATAAAGAAGAGCAGGAAGAAGAATAA
- a CDS encoding CAP domain-containing protein encodes MMQYVYKKAAVILLLALVLVMPGVASAATLYNVKVTINGQTQSFKVPIDLNSITSDSVKTFKFIYTYKDGKWVLTSQENMLPDTVKPTETLPAEPSEPPKQTTNESKIEGLTADESKMLELVNAEREKAGLAPLKNDMRLVEISRKKSKDMIEKNYFAHTSPTYGTPFDTLKNNGISYRYAGENLAGAPTVLQAHTSLMNSSGHRANILNPNFTHIGIGIVDGGAYGKMYTQTFIGIK; translated from the coding sequence ATGATGCAATATGTTTACAAAAAAGCAGCAGTCATTCTTCTGCTTGCACTTGTGCTGGTTATGCCGGGGGTTGCCAGTGCTGCTACGTTGTATAATGTTAAAGTTACAATCAATGGTCAGACTCAAAGCTTTAAGGTTCCAATCGATTTAAACTCTATCACTTCAGATTCGGTAAAGACTTTCAAATTTATTTATACATATAAGGACGGAAAGTGGGTACTGACTTCACAAGAAAACATGCTCCCTGATACGGTAAAACCGACAGAAACCTTACCGGCAGAACCTAGTGAACCGCCGAAGCAAACTACAAACGAATCAAAGATAGAAGGACTTACTGCTGATGAAAGCAAGATGCTGGAACTGGTAAATGCAGAAAGGGAAAAAGCAGGTCTTGCACCTCTTAAAAATGATATGAGGCTTGTAGAAATTTCTCGCAAAAAAAGTAAAGATATGATAGAAAAAAATTATTTTGCACATACATCTCCTACATATGGCACTCCTTTTGATACCTTAAAGAATAATGGCATTAGCTACAGATATGCAGGTGAGAACCTGGCAGGTGCACCGACAGTACTGCAGGCTCATACAAGTTTGATGAACAGTTCAGGCCACCGCGCAAACATATTAAATCCTAACTTTACTCACATCGGTATTGGAATAGTCGATGGAGGAGCATATGGCAAGATGTATACGCAGACCTTTATCGGAATTAAATAA
- a CDS encoding Veg family protein has translation MASADALRKIRKDVESHVGKRVKLRANRGRKKTFEKEGILEQVYPSIFIVKVTESPEFVRRISYSYSDILTDTVELTVLNNDEPKLKCNSL, from the coding sequence ATGGCTTCGGCTGATGCACTTAGAAAAATCCGTAAAGACGTTGAATCACATGTAGGTAAAAGAGTGAAACTCCGGGCCAACCGTGGCCGTAAAAAGACTTTTGAAAAAGAGGGTATCCTTGAACAGGTTTATCCCAGTATTTTTATAGTGAAAGTTACCGAGTCACCGGAATTTGTAAGGAGAATTTCCTACAGTTACTCTGACATACTAACTGATACAGTAGAACTTACGGTCTTGAATAATGACGAACCGAAACTAAAATGTAATTCACTTTAA
- a CDS encoding DUF3794 and LysM peptidoglycan-binding domain-containing protein, with protein sequence MGVVLTKERVRVDQVVGEDRTQTIVEGTIILPDGKPDIERVISVDATLDTEKLDTEILDSKIGKVIVEGNIDVNAMYVADVPEGRPQQPVHFVEGQVDFSFFVKIPGVRKNMDVRVRAKIEHIQHSFDPNRPREIKVRIIVMFLVKVTRRVEIEIVTDAYGPEDLQVLKKTLRIEDVIGEARAQNIVKSDVGVPEEKPDIEQVLQIEAKARETSTKIIKNKIIIEGVLEVGILYVAIASQGQPLQPVHFMEVEIPFTQFVEIPGAQEGMAKFVRVEVEHIKGRRKDERSITIEAILKIRAKVFETRIMQIVVDVFSPSEKLEVEKTRLKLDQVIGEDENEIVIKDVLSVPEEKPDIEQIYRTNCKAKVTEARILDGKVVVEGVITLETLYVANVPEGAPQQPLHFMEHEVDFTTFVEIPGAEEDMMLDFDVLVEHCSSSTIPNEPRRFEVRAVLGLFAKVTEMIQIDIVVNVIEPEEEEKEEKEEKEEKEKEKEKEKPSMTIYIVQKGDTLWLIAKRYNVTIESIVSANNIANPDAIMPGQQLIIPRV encoded by the coding sequence ATGGGTGTAGTATTGACTAAGGAACGGGTCAGGGTTGACCAGGTAGTAGGCGAAGACAGGACTCAAACTATTGTAGAAGGTACGATAATATTGCCAGATGGAAAACCGGACATAGAACGAGTAATATCGGTGGATGCTACCCTGGATACCGAAAAATTAGATACAGAGATTCTTGATTCCAAGATAGGTAAAGTTATAGTTGAAGGAAATATCGATGTAAATGCCATGTATGTAGCTGATGTGCCTGAGGGCCGGCCTCAGCAACCGGTTCATTTTGTAGAAGGGCAAGTTGATTTCAGCTTTTTTGTAAAGATTCCCGGAGTCAGAAAAAATATGGATGTACGCGTCAGAGCAAAAATTGAACATATCCAGCACAGCTTCGATCCAAATCGGCCCAGAGAAATCAAAGTAAGGATTATTGTTATGTTCTTGGTAAAAGTGACCAGACGGGTAGAAATTGAAATAGTTACCGATGCTTATGGGCCGGAAGATTTACAGGTACTTAAAAAGACCTTGCGTATTGAGGATGTCATAGGAGAAGCACGAGCTCAGAATATTGTCAAAAGTGATGTGGGAGTACCGGAAGAAAAGCCTGATATTGAGCAGGTACTCCAGATTGAGGCCAAAGCCCGAGAAACATCTACTAAAATTATTAAAAACAAGATTATTATTGAAGGTGTTTTGGAAGTCGGAATTTTATATGTTGCAATAGCCTCACAGGGGCAACCTCTGCAGCCGGTGCATTTTATGGAGGTTGAGATACCGTTTACTCAATTTGTAGAAATACCAGGTGCACAAGAAGGCATGGCAAAGTTTGTAAGAGTAGAAGTGGAACATATCAAAGGGCGCAGAAAAGATGAAAGAAGTATAACAATAGAAGCAATTTTAAAAATAAGGGCAAAAGTTTTCGAAACCAGGATTATGCAGATTGTTGTTGATGTTTTCAGCCCATCTGAGAAACTTGAGGTAGAAAAAACCCGTTTAAAACTGGATCAAGTTATTGGAGAAGATGAAAACGAGATTGTCATAAAAGATGTGCTCAGTGTGCCTGAAGAAAAACCTGATATTGAGCAGATTTACAGAACAAATTGTAAGGCCAAGGTTACCGAGGCCCGGATATTGGATGGCAAAGTGGTTGTAGAGGGAGTAATTACACTGGAAACCCTTTACGTAGCAAATGTTCCAGAGGGTGCACCACAGCAGCCGCTGCATTTTATGGAACACGAGGTTGATTTTACTACTTTTGTTGAGATTCCCGGTGCCGAAGAAGATATGATGCTTGACTTTGACGTATTGGTAGAGCACTGCTCATCATCCACAATACCCAATGAACCTCGGAGGTTTGAAGTCAGGGCGGTTCTAGGCCTTTTTGCAAAGGTAACCGAGATGATTCAAATCGATATAGTTGTAAATGTAATAGAACCAGAGGAAGAGGAGAAGGAAGAAAAAGAAGAAAAAGAAGAGAAAGAAAAAGAAAAAGAAAAAGAAAAGCCTTCCATGACCATATACATTGTTCAGAAAGGAGATACACTCTGGCTCATAGCCAAGAGATACAATGTTACCATAGAGTCCATAGTTTCCGCAAACAACATTGCAAATCCCGATGCGATCATGCCCGGCCAACAGTTGATCATACCGAGAGTATAA
- a CDS encoding GntR family transcriptional regulator, whose protein sequence is MSNRFSTIKLDNYKPLRDLVFAAMREAILSGKLKPGERLMEVQLAEEMGVSRTPVREAIRKLELEGLVVMVPRKGAYVAGLTLKDVAEVFEIRSSLEGLAAALAADRITDEEVEALDNILKEISEAVGKGDIDKVIKKDGEFHQILFSASRNNRLAQMINNLKEQIDRFRVQSFSNPVRLKSVLSEHKEILDAIKQGNIENAEKLAKEHIYKVEYNVMNILRKQMDFEEEPL, encoded by the coding sequence TTGAGCAATAGATTTTCTACGATAAAATTGGACAACTATAAACCCCTTAGGGATTTGGTTTTCGCAGCAATGAGAGAGGCAATTTTAAGCGGTAAGTTAAAACCGGGTGAAAGGCTAATGGAGGTTCAACTGGCCGAAGAAATGGGAGTTTCCAGAACGCCTGTGCGTGAAGCCATACGAAAGTTAGAACTTGAAGGCTTGGTAGTTATGGTTCCACGCAAAGGTGCCTACGTGGCAGGCCTTACCTTAAAAGATGTTGCTGAGGTCTTTGAAATCCGCAGTAGCCTGGAAGGCTTAGCTGCGGCTTTGGCAGCCGACCGCATTACAGATGAAGAGGTTGAAGCCCTTGATAATATATTAAAAGAAATCTCTGAAGCTGTAGGGAAGGGCGATATAGATAAAGTAATTAAAAAAGATGGTGAATTTCACCAAATCCTATTCAGTGCTTCCAGAAATAATAGGCTTGCCCAGATGATAAATAACTTAAAAGAACAGATAGACAGATTTCGTGTTCAATCTTTCAGCAATCCTGTTCGGTTAAAGAGCGTTTTATCAGAGCATAAAGAAATCTTGGATGCTATAAAACAAGGGAATATTGAAAATGCCGAAAAGCTTGCCAAAGAGCATATTTATAAAGTAGAATACAATGTGATGAATATACTTAGAAAGCAAATGGATTTTGAGGAGGAACCATTATGA